A genome region from Halarchaeum grantii includes the following:
- a CDS encoding extracellular solute-binding protein, whose product MTSNRREFIAGVGSASALVALTGCVGVQQSESTPSGDASSDGGDTTTERGGTATAWYALTDTEQPLREDAITAFNEQSPHTVEGADISSMEKKTTSAIPAGQGPQSFEHAHDWVGDYTQRGFLADQTGELDVSLDTFTSAAADAVQFDGQIVGLPHAAETVTLIYNTDIVDEPPETVAEMVDVMADYHDPSKNQYGLGYPFNPYFTSSWLQAFGGYYFDASKDDMLGIDKDPVVEGLQFALDNFKPYMPNDPTYEPQASIFASGNAAFAINGPWYLSTLNEKGVNYEVTTPPKPEGGEANPYTGVKMWYFSKAMREGGPATEAGRSFVEWFATNEDHILQRAEQQGSIPVLASLVGSDDLPGEVKAFSEAVDQGTPMPTHPKVNKVWPPVESALIKAFNGDATPEAALSQAAETVRSNWE is encoded by the coding sequence ATGACATCGAACCGCAGGGAGTTCATCGCCGGAGTCGGAAGCGCCAGCGCGCTCGTCGCGTTGACCGGATGCGTCGGCGTCCAGCAGTCCGAGAGCACCCCCTCGGGCGACGCGTCGAGCGACGGCGGCGACACCACGACCGAACGGGGCGGGACGGCGACCGCGTGGTACGCGCTCACCGACACCGAGCAGCCGCTCCGCGAGGACGCCATCACCGCGTTCAACGAGCAGTCGCCCCACACCGTCGAGGGCGCCGACATCTCCTCCATGGAGAAGAAGACGACGAGCGCCATCCCCGCCGGACAGGGCCCGCAGTCCTTCGAGCACGCCCACGACTGGGTCGGCGACTACACCCAGCGCGGCTTCCTCGCCGACCAGACCGGGGAGCTCGACGTCTCGCTCGACACCTTTACGAGCGCCGCCGCCGACGCCGTCCAGTTCGACGGGCAGATCGTCGGCCTCCCGCACGCCGCCGAGACGGTGACGCTCATCTACAACACCGACATCGTCGACGAGCCCCCCGAGACCGTCGCCGAGATGGTCGACGTCATGGCGGACTACCACGACCCCTCGAAGAACCAGTACGGCCTCGGCTACCCCTTCAACCCCTACTTCACGAGCAGTTGGCTCCAGGCGTTCGGCGGCTACTACTTCGACGCCTCGAAGGACGACATGCTCGGCATCGACAAGGACCCCGTCGTCGAGGGCCTCCAGTTCGCCCTCGACAACTTCAAGCCCTACATGCCCAACGACCCCACCTACGAGCCACAGGCGTCCATCTTCGCCTCCGGCAACGCCGCGTTCGCCATCAACGGCCCGTGGTACCTCTCCACCCTCAACGAGAAGGGCGTCAACTACGAGGTGACGACGCCGCCGAAACCCGAGGGCGGCGAAGCCAACCCCTACACGGGCGTGAAGATGTGGTACTTCTCGAAGGCGATGCGCGAGGGGGGCCCCGCCACCGAGGCCGGCCGCTCGTTCGTCGAGTGGTTCGCCACCAACGAGGACCACATCCTCCAGCGCGCCGAACAGCAGGGGAGCATCCCCGTCCTCGCCAGCCTCGTCGGCAGCGACGACCTCCCCGGCGAAGTCAAGGCCTTCTCCGAAGCCGTCGACCAGGGCACGCCGATGCCCACCCACCCGAAGGTCAACAAGGTCTGGCCGCCCGTCGAGAGCGCGCTCATCAAGGCGTTCAACGGCGACGCGACGCCCGAAGCCGCGCTCTCGCAGGCCGCCGAGACGGTCCGCAGCAACTGGGAGTGA
- a CDS encoding CopG family ribbon-helix-helix protein, with product MTVVSISMPDELADRIDEFADEHGYTGRSEVVREAARNLLGEFEDKRLEDRELMAVVTVMFDYETTTVEEKMMHLRHENESLVAANFHSHVGDHHCMELFILEGELADISTFVGKVRATKDTLTVDYSVTPVDDVGPFA from the coding sequence ATGACCGTTGTCTCCATCTCCATGCCGGACGAACTCGCCGACCGCATCGACGAGTTCGCGGACGAGCACGGCTACACCGGCCGCTCGGAAGTCGTCCGCGAGGCCGCACGCAACCTCCTCGGCGAGTTCGAGGACAAACGCCTCGAAGACCGCGAGCTGATGGCCGTCGTCACCGTGATGTTCGACTACGAGACGACGACCGTCGAGGAGAAGATGATGCATCTGCGCCACGAGAACGAGAGCCTCGTCGCCGCGAACTTCCACAGTCACGTCGGCGACCATCACTGCATGGAGCTGTTCATCCTCGAAGGGGAGCTCGCGGACATCTCGACGTTCGTCGGGAAGGTCCGCGCGACGAAGGACACCCTCACCGTCGATTACTCGGTCACACCGGTTGACGACGTCGGGCCGTTCGCCTGA
- a CDS encoding translation initiation factor eIF-2B has translation MIDEAVQDIEEMRSQSASVVAVKAARALEELVHRDHYTVEEGLRSLERNSNALRRASPSHTLLHTTQKRILERVTEPEPTDVEEMTARLRTTIRDVVADVQTSKERAAAEAARTLSDGDTVLTHESSSTVIATLEHALEDGLTLDLYVTEARPRFLGRRTARRLADHDAIDVTVVVDGAAGYCLDECDRVLVGMNCFVDDVVYNRVGTFPIVTAADYHDVPVTVVGSSMKFIGSDFVFENTLRSPAEVLREPADGFSALNPSYDETPIELLDTVVTEDGAMQL, from the coding sequence ATGATTGATGAGGCGGTACAGGACATCGAGGAGATGCGGTCGCAGAGCGCCTCCGTCGTCGCTGTCAAGGCCGCCCGCGCGCTCGAAGAGCTCGTCCACCGCGACCACTACACGGTCGAGGAGGGGCTCCGGTCGCTCGAGCGCAACAGCAACGCGCTCCGGCGCGCGAGCCCATCGCACACGCTCCTGCACACCACCCAGAAGCGGATTCTCGAGCGCGTCACGGAGCCCGAGCCGACCGACGTCGAGGAGATGACCGCCAGACTCCGCACGACCATTCGCGACGTCGTCGCCGACGTCCAGACGAGCAAGGAGCGAGCGGCGGCGGAGGCCGCCAGAACCCTCTCCGACGGCGACACCGTCCTCACCCACGAGAGCTCCTCGACGGTCATCGCGACGCTCGAACACGCCCTCGAGGACGGGCTGACGCTCGACCTCTACGTCACGGAAGCGAGACCGCGCTTCCTCGGGCGGCGGACCGCGCGCCGGCTCGCCGACCACGACGCCATCGACGTCACCGTCGTCGTCGACGGCGCCGCCGGCTACTGCCTCGACGAGTGCGACCGCGTCCTCGTCGGCATGAACTGCTTCGTCGACGACGTCGTCTACAACCGCGTCGGCACCTTCCCCATCGTCACCGCCGCCGACTACCACGACGTCCCCGTGACCGTCGTCGGCTCCTCGATGAAGTTCATCGGCTCCGACTTCGTCTTCGAGAACACGCTCCGCTCGCCCGCCGAGGTGCTTCGGGAGCCGGCGGACGGGTTCTCCGCGCTCAACCCGAGCTACGACGAGACGCCGATCGAACTCCTCGACACCGTCGTCACCGAGGACGGCGCGATGCAGCTGTAG
- a CDS encoding carbohydrate ABC transporter permease, producing the protein MSAISTVGDRVADVPFLEKRDLSLLLVLPGLFVFAAFMLFPVLYLVGISFTNAAPANLFAGDGAFSVLTFGEATFVGLRNYVSVLTDPQFWNSFGITWLFVATSVALKLSLSITIALVVTSDRVRGKRLMRSLIVLPMGLPAIFTITVWRGIFSSAQFGLANQLLGSVGIEAIAWLSGRWTAFMAYNVTEAWLSYPFMVIITVSALQDVSEELHEAAKVDGAGYLSRFLHVTVPSIKRPVLFAAILTAAASFQQFLVPYVFNQGGPARANELIVVYGYREALSFSEYGRGAAISLIAVVFIGTFMWLNVKRGRLAEGVSEQ; encoded by the coding sequence ATGTCGGCCATCTCGACCGTCGGCGACCGGGTCGCTGACGTCCCCTTCCTCGAGAAGCGGGACCTCTCGCTCCTCCTCGTCCTCCCCGGGCTGTTCGTCTTCGCGGCGTTCATGCTCTTCCCGGTGCTCTACCTCGTCGGCATCTCGTTCACGAACGCCGCGCCCGCCAACCTCTTCGCGGGCGACGGGGCCTTCTCCGTCCTGACGTTCGGCGAAGCGACGTTCGTCGGCCTCCGGAACTACGTGAGCGTCCTCACCGACCCGCAGTTCTGGAACTCCTTCGGCATCACGTGGCTCTTCGTCGCGACGAGCGTCGCGCTCAAGCTCTCGCTCAGCATCACCATCGCGCTCGTCGTCACCAGCGACCGCGTTCGGGGCAAGCGCCTCATGCGCTCGCTCATCGTCCTCCCGATGGGGCTGCCCGCCATCTTCACCATCACCGTCTGGCGCGGCATCTTCAGCTCCGCGCAGTTCGGCCTCGCGAACCAGCTCCTCGGCTCCGTCGGCATCGAGGCCATCGCGTGGCTCTCCGGGCGCTGGACCGCCTTCATGGCGTACAACGTCACCGAAGCGTGGCTCTCCTACCCCTTCATGGTCATCATCACCGTCAGCGCGCTCCAAGACGTCTCCGAGGAACTCCACGAAGCCGCGAAAGTCGACGGCGCCGGCTACCTCTCCCGCTTCCTCCACGTTACCGTCCCCTCGATCAAGCGCCCCGTCCTCTTCGCGGCCATCCTCACCGCCGCCGCCTCCTTCCAGCAGTTCCTCGTCCCCTACGTCTTCAATCAGGGCGGCCCCGCGCGGGCGAACGAACTCATCGTCGTCTACGGCTACCGCGAAGCCCTCTCCTTCTCCGAGTACGGACGCGGCGCCGCAATCAGCCTCATCGCCGTCGTCTTCATCGGGACGTTCATGTGGCTGAACGTGAAGCGCGGCCGCCTCGCCGAGGGGGTGTCCGAACAGTGA
- a CDS encoding aldo/keto reductase, with product MPIEMPRLGLGTYTDDDQEGRYDAVKTALDVGYRHIDTAQVYENEEYVGAAIADSDVAREDVFLATKTVHHDVPESPGDVRDAIEGCLERLGTNYVDLLYVHWPTGVYDAEAVLGAYQDAHDDGLVEHIGVSNFLPEHLEEAREVLDVPIAAHQFEMHPLLPQDELRADAREHGYWAVAYSPVAQGRVADLDPVVEAADAHDASPYQVALAWLLSKENVAAVPRATGRAHIADNYGARDLELTASEVAAIDAIEDRERLIDPEWAPWN from the coding sequence ATGCCCATCGAGATGCCGCGCCTCGGACTCGGGACGTACACCGACGACGACCAGGAGGGCCGCTACGACGCCGTCAAGACCGCCCTCGACGTCGGCTATCGGCACATCGACACCGCGCAGGTCTACGAAAACGAGGAGTATGTCGGCGCCGCGATAGCGGACTCGGACGTCGCGCGCGAGGACGTCTTCCTCGCGACGAAGACCGTCCACCACGACGTCCCCGAGTCCCCCGGGGACGTCCGGGACGCCATCGAGGGCTGTCTCGAACGCCTCGGCACGAACTACGTCGACCTGCTCTACGTCCACTGGCCGACCGGCGTCTACGACGCCGAGGCCGTCCTCGGCGCCTATCAGGACGCCCACGACGACGGACTCGTCGAGCATATCGGCGTCTCGAACTTCCTCCCCGAGCACCTCGAGGAAGCCCGTGAGGTCCTCGACGTCCCGATCGCCGCCCACCAGTTCGAGATGCATCCGCTCCTCCCGCAGGACGAACTCCGCGCGGACGCCCGCGAACACGGCTATTGGGCGGTCGCCTACTCCCCGGTCGCACAGGGCCGCGTCGCCGACCTCGACCCCGTCGTCGAGGCCGCCGACGCCCACGACGCCTCCCCGTATCAGGTCGCGCTCGCGTGGCTCCTCTCGAAGGAGAACGTCGCCGCCGTCCCGCGCGCGACGGGCCGCGCGCACATCGCCGATAACTACGGCGCGCGCGACCTCGAGTTGACCGCCTCGGAGGTCGCGGCCATCGACGCCATCGAGGACCGCGAGCGCCTCATCGACCCCGAGTGGGCGCCCTGGAACTGA
- a CDS encoding alpha-amylase family glycosyl hydrolase, with protein MHHPGPPRFVDVGETVDLAPRNPDPDATYRWRLRERPSGSDAGVGDAPVVALEPDAPGRYELELDAPDGTHVQTVHAYDVVEEPVTFRVADDDVDADPAAVEFVSVYGAFNDFTMGTLTAERSADDDAWVYETTLQPGTHEALFAVDGEFDAFAADEVVVEGPGRPRVSLDAAVRGDELVVRAAAEAAPNGRDPETVFAFDDRDALSRADATVDGAELRVPLDAIPVHARLHAVPVAERHGVAATLEIERDGEDVALSDPGGAPDWVREATIYEIFVREFAGADLDTTFGAIEERVPYLAHLGVDAVWFTPVCASPTRHGYHITDLFDTADDLGTRAEFESLVETLRDAGIRVLFDLVINHTSRDHPAFHLHRAGVPAYAEHYERVPAEQDTTDVDWAGADAPGHYFNWAKIPNLNYDSLAVRAWMLDVVDEWADVVDGFRCDVAWGVPHGFWKEVRARVKADDADFLLLDETVPREVDFDEDEFDVHYDTDFYEALRDVGSGEAPADAVLDALDASRRHGFPADAAHMRYVENHDEDRYTEVCGEAPLRAAVGATFTLPGVPMIYYGQERGVADYRGPMRWYDGDADLTAFHRRLVALRDEHDALRAPAAAVERVAHTCESGDADDVTVYAREGDEETLVVALHFGAGEAVVDVERAVDATDLVSGADARVAAGLAVDSVAVFAARE; from the coding sequence ATGCACCACCCCGGGCCACCCCGGTTCGTCGACGTCGGCGAGACGGTCGACCTCGCCCCCCGAAACCCCGACCCCGACGCCACCTACCGCTGGCGCCTCCGCGAGCGCCCCAGCGGGAGCGACGCCGGCGTCGGCGACGCGCCCGTCGTCGCCCTCGAACCCGACGCTCCCGGCCGCTACGAACTCGAACTCGACGCCCCGGACGGCACGCACGTCCAGACCGTCCACGCCTACGACGTCGTCGAGGAACCCGTCACGTTCCGCGTCGCCGACGACGACGTCGACGCCGACCCGGCGGCCGTCGAGTTCGTCTCCGTCTACGGGGCGTTCAACGACTTCACGATGGGGACGCTCACCGCCGAGCGGAGCGCCGACGACGACGCGTGGGTCTACGAGACGACGCTCCAACCGGGGACGCACGAGGCGCTCTTCGCCGTCGACGGCGAGTTCGACGCCTTCGCCGCCGACGAGGTGGTCGTCGAGGGGCCCGGCCGGCCCCGCGTCTCGCTCGACGCGGCGGTACGCGGTGACGAACTCGTCGTGCGCGCGGCCGCCGAGGCCGCCCCGAACGGGCGCGACCCCGAAACGGTCTTCGCGTTCGACGACCGCGACGCGCTCTCGCGCGCCGACGCGACCGTTGACGGCGCCGAACTCCGCGTCCCCCTCGACGCCATCCCCGTCCACGCGCGCCTGCACGCCGTCCCGGTCGCCGAGCGCCACGGCGTCGCGGCGACGCTCGAAATCGAACGCGACGGCGAGGACGTCGCCCTCTCGGACCCCGGCGGGGCGCCCGACTGGGTACGTGAGGCCACCATCTACGAGATATTCGTCCGCGAGTTCGCGGGCGCGGACCTCGACACGACCTTCGGAGCGATCGAGGAGCGCGTCCCCTATCTGGCGCATCTCGGCGTCGACGCCGTCTGGTTCACGCCCGTCTGCGCGAGCCCGACCCGCCACGGCTACCACATCACGGACCTCTTCGACACTGCCGACGACCTCGGGACGCGCGCGGAGTTCGAGTCGCTCGTCGAGACCCTCCGGGACGCCGGCATCAGGGTGCTCTTCGACCTCGTCATCAACCACACGTCGCGCGACCACCCCGCCTTCCACCTCCACCGCGCGGGCGTCCCCGCGTACGCCGAGCACTACGAGCGCGTCCCCGCAGAACAGGACACGACGGACGTCGACTGGGCGGGCGCGGACGCGCCCGGCCACTACTTCAACTGGGCGAAGATACCGAACCTGAACTACGACTCGCTCGCCGTCCGCGCGTGGATGCTCGACGTCGTCGACGAGTGGGCGGACGTCGTGGACGGCTTTCGCTGCGACGTCGCGTGGGGCGTCCCGCACGGCTTCTGGAAGGAGGTCCGCGCCCGCGTGAAAGCCGACGACGCCGACTTCCTCCTCCTCGACGAGACGGTGCCCCGCGAGGTGGACTTCGATGAGGACGAGTTCGACGTCCACTACGACACGGACTTCTACGAGGCGCTCCGCGACGTCGGGTCAGGGGAGGCGCCCGCCGACGCCGTCCTCGACGCGCTCGACGCGTCGCGTCGCCACGGGTTCCCGGCGGACGCCGCGCACATGCGCTACGTGGAGAACCACGACGAGGACCGCTATACGGAGGTGTGTGGTGAGGCGCCGCTGCGCGCCGCCGTCGGCGCGACGTTCACCCTCCCGGGCGTCCCGATGATCTACTACGGGCAGGAGCGCGGCGTCGCGGACTACCGCGGCCCGATGCGGTGGTACGACGGCGACGCCGACCTGACCGCGTTCCACCGCCGCCTCGTCGCCCTTCGCGACGAGCACGACGCCCTGCGCGCGCCCGCCGCGGCCGTCGAACGCGTCGCACACACCTGCGAGTCGGGCGACGCCGACGACGTGACGGTCTACGCCCGCGAGGGCGACGAGGAGACGCTCGTCGTCGCGCTCCACTTCGGTGCGGGCGAGGCCGTCGTCGACGTCGAGCGCGCCGTCGACGCGACCGACCTCGTCTCGGGGGCGGACGCGCGCGTCGCGGCCGGCCTCGCCGTCGACTCCGTCGCGGTCTTCGCGGCGCGCGAGTAG
- a CDS encoding glycoside hydrolase family 15 protein gives MHLRDALRDYKRHRDHDRRFPGERRTTDGRFTGHDGRLIHIDSSGAVRDHSYPLVGHSGIARSRFGVRTDEASDPEWFDAANATQRYVDDTALVETTHETAHGTVVQYDYADGARHRTHFDLRDADGVDIVCYVEFTPDGRADRLAQLHHGDAVEVYHADEANYLASATGFHTVRGDATEFGAVLGDDPRDYPRERPEGRYDDALLTGAVLGVVPGDGGHATLATLLTSRTETPRDDALAAIRDAADADAQTLRDAAHTDAGTGPENAGDAADAVATDLRVLASLTGATGLRIAGPDFDPHYVHSGGYGYAWFRDDAEISGFLRTADRRFDLGLEEWFARSADAYAAAQLDDGTWPHRVWAFDGSLAPGWANGRLEAGDGHNYQADQTASVLSFLADYDDGDYADVVAAGVDGLDASLAADGRPETCQNAWEDMTGRFTHTAATFLDAYATVAAERDDAVGSRAREHADDVYDAIDDLWVESRGAYALREYGPESPEDGLDDRLDSATLALASAHRAYARVGDVDATRRDRLVEHVTTVLDGLERDAGAVRGLVRYEGDAWRQREQGGEKIWTVSTAWGANAAAELAALCRAAGDERATALDRRARELLALVAPGGALVTEAGHLPEQVFDDGTPDSATPLGWPHAIRSATLALLEGDERAATPDGHVE, from the coding sequence ATGCATCTCCGCGACGCGCTCCGCGACTACAAGCGCCACCGCGACCATGACAGACGCTTCCCCGGCGAACGCCGCACCACCGACGGCCGCTTCACCGGCCACGACGGGCGCCTCATCCACATCGATTCCTCGGGTGCCGTCCGCGACCACAGCTATCCGCTCGTCGGACACAGCGGCATCGCACGCTCGCGCTTCGGCGTCCGCACCGACGAGGCGAGCGACCCCGAGTGGTTCGACGCCGCGAACGCCACCCAGCGCTACGTCGACGACACCGCGCTCGTCGAGACGACGCACGAGACTGCCCACGGCACCGTCGTCCAGTACGACTACGCCGACGGCGCGCGCCACCGCACCCACTTCGACCTGCGCGACGCCGACGGCGTCGACATCGTCTGCTACGTCGAGTTCACCCCCGACGGCCGCGCTGACCGCCTCGCCCAACTCCACCACGGCGACGCCGTCGAGGTCTATCACGCCGACGAAGCCAACTACCTCGCGAGCGCCACCGGCTTCCACACCGTTCGCGGCGACGCGACGGAGTTCGGCGCCGTCCTCGGCGACGACCCCCGCGACTACCCCCGCGAGCGCCCCGAGGGCCGCTACGACGACGCCCTCCTCACCGGCGCCGTCCTCGGTGTCGTCCCCGGTGACGGCGGCCACGCCACCCTCGCCACCCTCCTCACCTCGCGCACCGAGACGCCGCGCGACGATGCGCTCGCCGCCATCCGCGACGCCGCCGACGCGGACGCACAGACGCTCCGCGACGCCGCGCACACCGACGCCGGCACCGGCCCCGAGAACGCGGGCGACGCCGCCGACGCCGTCGCCACCGACCTCCGCGTGCTCGCCTCGCTCACCGGGGCCACCGGCCTCCGCATCGCCGGCCCCGACTTCGACCCCCACTACGTCCACTCCGGCGGCTACGGCTACGCGTGGTTCCGCGACGACGCCGAGATCTCGGGCTTCCTCCGTACCGCCGACCGGCGCTTCGACCTCGGCCTCGAGGAGTGGTTCGCGCGGAGCGCCGACGCCTACGCCGCCGCCCAGCTCGACGACGGCACGTGGCCACACCGCGTCTGGGCGTTCGACGGCTCGCTCGCGCCCGGGTGGGCGAACGGCCGCCTCGAAGCCGGCGACGGCCACAACTATCAGGCCGACCAGACCGCGAGCGTGCTCAGCTTCCTCGCGGACTACGACGACGGCGACTACGCGGACGTCGTCGCGGCCGGCGTGGACGGCCTCGACGCCTCCCTCGCCGCCGACGGCCGCCCCGAGACCTGCCAGAACGCGTGGGAGGACATGACCGGGCGCTTCACGCACACCGCCGCGACGTTCCTCGACGCCTACGCCACCGTCGCGGCCGAACGCGACGACGCCGTCGGTTCACGCGCCCGCGAGCACGCCGACGACGTGTACGACGCCATCGACGACCTCTGGGTCGAATCGCGCGGCGCGTACGCCCTCCGCGAGTACGGCCCCGAGAGCCCCGAGGACGGCCTCGACGACCGCCTCGACTCCGCGACGCTCGCGCTCGCGAGCGCCCATCGCGCCTACGCCCGCGTCGGCGACGTGGACGCGACGCGCCGCGACCGACTCGTCGAGCACGTCACGACCGTCCTCGACGGCCTCGAACGCGACGCGGGCGCCGTTCGCGGCCTCGTTCGCTACGAGGGGGACGCGTGGCGTCAGCGCGAGCAGGGCGGCGAGAAGATCTGGACCGTCTCGACCGCGTGGGGCGCGAACGCCGCCGCCGAACTCGCCGCGCTCTGTCGCGCCGCCGGCGACGAGCGCGCCACCGCCCTCGACCGGCGCGCCCGCGAGTTGCTCGCGCTCGTCGCGCCGGGCGGTGCCCTCGTCACGGAGGCCGGCCACCTCCCCGAGCAGGTCTTCGACGACGGGACGCCGGACTCCGCGACGCCGCTCGGCTGGCCGCACGCCATCCGGAGCGCGACGCTCGCGCTCCTCGAGGGCGACGAGCGCGCCGCCACCCCGGACGGGCACGTCGAATAG
- a CDS encoding sugar ABC transporter permease, with translation MSILGGMAGKLGEGARTLVLAPVETGRDAVYTLRRIRAGEQSPRGPAKSLLATVGALALCLALLFPIYWILMAALSSTGGSIYSSGGLALVPANPTLKSFLWVVGDLIVPAYTVLLNIPGTELALAFHTPKLVLLDVSRYGIENPSAFKHFLWNSITVSVPTVLISMALVVPAAYALSRRQFILRRKVLFVYVLMTQVGGGLGIALLIGLYTVYVQFGINDNKLALSVYYAATAVPFNTWLLKTYMDGIPTSYEEAAIVDGAPTWRVVTEVILPLSAAGLATVFIFTFLTGWTEFVVAQTLLGTQNYTLPVGLYSLVSEYSIPWARFSAFALTFALPIMLVYLVAQRYIEGGLSFSGMEG, from the coding sequence GTGAGCATCCTCGGCGGCATGGCCGGCAAACTCGGCGAGGGCGCCCGCACGCTCGTGCTCGCTCCCGTCGAAACCGGGCGGGACGCCGTCTACACCCTCAGGCGGATCCGCGCCGGCGAGCAGTCCCCACGCGGGCCCGCGAAGTCGCTGCTCGCGACGGTCGGCGCGCTCGCGCTCTGCCTCGCGCTTCTCTTCCCCATCTACTGGATACTGATGGCCGCCCTCTCCAGCACCGGCGGCTCCATCTACTCCTCGGGCGGCCTCGCACTCGTCCCCGCGAACCCCACCCTCAAGTCGTTCCTCTGGGTCGTCGGCGACCTCATCGTGCCCGCGTACACGGTGCTCCTCAACATCCCGGGGACGGAGCTCGCGCTCGCGTTCCACACGCCGAAACTCGTGTTGCTCGACGTCTCGCGCTACGGCATCGAGAACCCCTCGGCGTTCAAGCACTTCCTCTGGAACAGCATCACCGTCTCCGTCCCCACCGTCCTCATCTCGATGGCGCTCGTCGTCCCCGCCGCCTACGCGCTCTCGCGTCGCCAGTTCATCCTCCGGCGCAAGGTGCTCTTCGTCTACGTCCTCATGACGCAGGTCGGGGGCGGCCTCGGCATCGCGCTCCTGATCGGTCTCTACACCGTCTACGTCCAGTTCGGCATCAACGACAACAAACTCGCGCTCTCCGTCTACTACGCCGCGACCGCCGTCCCGTTCAACACGTGGCTGTTGAAGACCTACATGGACGGCATCCCCACCTCCTACGAGGAAGCCGCCATCGTCGACGGTGCGCCGACGTGGCGCGTCGTCACGGAGGTCATCCTCCCGCTCTCCGCGGCCGGCCTCGCCACCGTCTTCATCTTCACCTTCCTCACCGGCTGGACGGAGTTCGTCGTCGCCCAGACCCTGCTCGGCACGCAGAACTACACCCTTCCCGTGGGGCTCTACTCGCTCGTCAGCGAGTACTCCATCCCGTGGGCGCGCTTCTCCGCGTTCGCACTCACGTTCGCGCTCCCCATCATGCTCGTCTACCTCGTCGCCCAACGCTACATCGAGGGCGGCCTCTCCTTCAGCGGCATGGAGGGCTAA
- a CDS encoding ABC transporter ATP-binding protein encodes MATVTLDTLRKEFDNGRIVAVDDVSLDVADGEFVTVVGPSGCGKSTTLRMIAGLESPTSGSIRIGGEDVTDLHARDRDVAMVFQNYALYPHKTVRENMAFGLRMSTDLSKAERREKVDETAEMMGIEELLDDTPGELSGGQKQRVALGRAIVREPDVFLFDEPLSNLDAKLRTTMRTEIQRLQDELGVTSIYVTHDQEEAMTMGDRLAILDGGELQQTGRPKDVYERPRNEFVGGFVGSPSMNTLPVVASGDDSGVTLSNDRVRYDLSGERARRVADAGVEDIHLGVRPEDVRVVDSGGIDTVVDVVEPVGSDNYLYLDLGPDFIARVDADVEPAMDDRIQVTFDERDVHLFDARTGDSLLYDGDAEGDERDERTIPA; translated from the coding sequence ATGGCAACCGTCACGCTCGACACCCTCCGAAAAGAGTTCGACAACGGGCGAATCGTCGCCGTCGACGACGTCTCGCTCGACGTCGCGGACGGCGAGTTCGTCACCGTCGTCGGCCCCTCTGGATGCGGGAAGTCGACCACCCTCCGCATGATCGCGGGCCTCGAGAGTCCGACGAGCGGCTCGATCCGCATCGGCGGCGAGGACGTCACCGACCTGCACGCGCGCGACCGGGACGTCGCGATGGTGTTCCAGAACTACGCGCTCTACCCGCACAAGACCGTCCGCGAGAACATGGCGTTCGGCCTGCGGATGAGCACCGACCTCTCGAAGGCCGAGCGCCGCGAGAAGGTCGACGAGACGGCGGAGATGATGGGCATCGAGGAGCTCCTCGACGACACGCCCGGGGAGCTCTCCGGCGGGCAGAAACAGCGCGTCGCGCTCGGGCGCGCGATCGTCCGCGAGCCCGACGTCTTCCTCTTCGACGAACCGCTCTCGAACCTGGACGCGAAGCTCCGCACGACGATGCGCACGGAGATCCAGCGCCTCCAGGACGAACTCGGCGTCACCTCCATCTACGTGACGCACGACCAGGAGGAGGCGATGACGATGGGTGACCGCCTCGCCATCCTCGACGGCGGCGAACTCCAGCAGACCGGCCGCCCGAAGGACGTCTACGAGCGCCCGCGCAACGAGTTCGTCGGCGGCTTCGTCGGGTCGCCCTCGATGAACACGCTCCCGGTCGTGGCGTCGGGTGACGACTCCGGCGTCACGCTCTCGAACGACCGCGTGCGCTACGACCTCTCGGGCGAGCGCGCGCGCCGCGTCGCCGACGCTGGCGTCGAGGACATCCATCTCGGCGTCCGCCCCGAGGACGTCCGCGTCGTCGACTCCGGCGGCATCGACACCGTCGTCGACGTCGTCGAACCCGTGGGGAGCGACAACTACCTCTATCTCGACCTCGGCCCGGACTTCATCGCGCGCGTCGACGCCGACGTCGAACCAGCGATGGACGACCGCATTCAGGTCACCTTCGACGAGCGCGACGTCCACCTCTTCGACGCCCGCACCGGCGACTCCCTCCTCTACGACGGGGACGCCGAGGGCGACGAGCGCGACGAACGGACGATTCCCGCCTGA